AGTCCTCATAGGCAAGGTCGAACCTGCTTACATTCAATGAAACTAGTGAAATGAAGGAATGCCTTCAAATGGGTGTGAAAAAAGGAAAAGGAGCGGATGGGAAAATGAATAGAGATGCCGTCATAGTTTCTGCAGTTCGAACAGCCATTGGTAAACAGGGAGGTGCCCTTGCATCGGTGCCCGCCCACGCATTTGGAGCAGAAGTGATGAAAGAAGCCATAAAACGAGCGAATGTTGAACCTCGAATGATAGATGATGTAATCATGGGGAATGTGTTAAGCGGGGGTGGAAACATTGCCAGGTTAACGGCGCTGGAAACAGGCCTCTCGCTTCATCTTCCGGGACTGACTGTCGACCGTCAATGCGGCTCGGGAATAAATGCTGTCAACTTGGCTGCACAAGCGATCCGTGCAGGCGAAGGTGATGTCTATATCGCCGGTGGGGTCGAGAGCATGAGCAGGGCGCCATACTTGATGGATCGTCCGGAAAAAGCATACAGTGCAAAGCCACCGCAGTTCAGAAAATCCCGGTTGTCCCCAAAAGTGATTGGCGATCCCCCGATGGGAATCACGGCTGAAAACTTAGCTGAAAAATATGAGGTCAGCAGGGAAGAACAAGATGAATTCGCACTACAAAGCCAAAAAAGGATGGCCAAAGCCGTGGAAGAGGGCCGTTTCAATGAGCAAATTGCGCCTATTCACATTCCCGTCAGAAAAGGCGATGATATTGAATTTAAATTGGATGAACATCCACGTCCGCAAATAACGAAAGAAGGGCTAGCCCAATTATCACCTGCTTTTTTAGAAGGAGGTTCCGTGACTGCAGGCAATAGTTCGGGATTGAATGATGCAGCATCGGCCCTAGTCATAATGTCGAGGGAAAAAGCGGTGGAATTGGGGATTAAGCCTTTAGCGACGATAAGGGCACAGGCCGTTGCAGGGGTAGATCCAAATTATATGGGGATAGGACCTGTTCCCGCTATAAGAAAGGTAATGAAGAAATCAGGTCTTTCTTTAAATGAAATGGACATCATTGAAATTAATGAAGCCTTCGCCGCTCAAGTCATTGCTTGTAATAGGGAGCTTGATATGAATCCCGCAAGAGTGAATGTGAACGGGGGAGCCATTGCACATGGACATCCACTAGGTGCTACGGGTGCCATCCTCATTACGAAAGCGGTTTATGAATTGAAGCGTTCTGCTGGAAGGTTTGCTCTTATTACAGCTTGCATTGGAGGCGGGCAGGGAATTGCCACGATAATTGAACGTGAAGCCTGATTTTGTAAGAATGAGGACTTCAATTTACCAGAATACAATGAATTCCATTGAATGATTAGATGATAACAACCCTATATGCCCTATGAAGAAAACTTAAAAATGGCTACTCATGAACAGAACTAAGGAGGAATAAACTGATGACAATCACTTTAACCAAGGAAATGCAGCAAATGAAGGAAATGATCCGTAATTTTGTTGAAAGGGAAGTCGAGCCCTACGCCATACAAATTGAAGAAGAAGATGCCATCCCGGAGCATTTGGTGGAAAAAGCAAAAGACCTTGGCTTATTCGGGATAAGCATTCCAGAACAATATGGTGGAATTGGCTTGAATGCTGTTGGAAAGGCTACCGTATTAGAGCAGTTAGGAAGGACCCATAATGGATTCGTTTCATTAATAAGCGCCCATACCGGGATAGGCAGTACAGGTCTGGTTAAGCTTGCATCCGAACATTTGAAAAATAAATATTTGCCTGAAATGGCAGCAGGCACGAAAATTGGCGCCTTTGCTTTATCTGAACCAGGAGCGGGATCTGATGCAACCAATTTGGCAACAACTGCAGAAAAGAAGGGTGATTACTGGGTGATGAATGGGACGAAACATTTCATCACGAATGGGCCGATAGCTGATGTTTATACCGTATTTGCTTTAACGGATAAAGATAAAGGAGCAAAGGGAGGGATTACAGCATTTTTAGTAGAAAGAGATTTTCCCGGTTTAATTGTCGGCAAAAAGGACAAAAAAATGGGGTTAAGGGGATCATATACCTCACAGGTCATTTTCGAGGATTGTATCATACCTGAAGAAAATGTTATTGGCGAAGTTGGAATGGGATATATCTCTGCCCTGAAAATTTTAGGTGAAGGGCGTGTAGGTTTGGCTGCAAGATCAGTGGGATCAAGTGGTAAATTGATTGAATTATCAGCCAAATATGCAAAAGAGCGCATTCAATTCGGCAAACCAATTGCGGACAACCAAGCGATTCAATGGATGCTTGCTGATATGGCAACCGAAACGGAAGCCGCAAGAGCATTGACGATGATGGCGGCACAAAAGATTGATGAAGGAAAAAAAGTGATCAAGGAAGCATCAATGGCTAAGCTGTTCGCTTCAGACGTTTTTAATCGGGTCGCGGATAAAGCGGTTCAAATTCATGGCGGAATGGGATATATGGCTGAATATCCAGTTGAACGCTTTTATCGGGATGCCCGCATAACGAAGATCTATGAAGGAACGAATGAAATCCAACGTTTAATCATAGCAAGGAATGTCTTGGAAGAGTGTTAATTTCTTACTGTTTATTCGGGCAGGCAGTCTTTTGCCTATGAATCTTGAATTTCAAGGGGGAGGAACGGAATGGGAGAAGATATCGTAATCGTTAGTGCTGTTCGAACACCGATTGGAAGGTACGGTGGAGCATTTAAAGAGATTAGTTCCGGTCATTTGGCGAGCATAGCCATTAAAGAAGCGATTAAGCGTGCGAATATTGTAGCAGAACAAGTGGATGAAGTCATTTTCGGGGAGGTTAGGCAAACGACCGAATCCTCGAATGTCGCGAGAGTGGCAGCGCTGCGCTCAGGGATTCCCGATTCTGCACCGGCTTTTTCGGTAAACCGGTTATGTGCATCGGGAATGCAGGCCATCACCTCAGCAGCACAGCAGATAAGCTCAGGTCAAGCAAATATAGTCGTTGCCGGCGGTACGGAAAGCATGAGCCGCGCACCGCTTTATTTAAGAAGTGCCCGTTTTGGCGGAGACAGGACCAAGTTAGTGGATTCCAATACTGAAGCTGGACAGCAGCCGCAAGAAATTTATGGAAAAAATTTAGGGATGGGAATCACCGCTGAAAATGTCGCAGAACGATACAGCATTTCCAGGGAAGAACAAGATGCCTTTTCAGTGGAAAGTCAACGAAGAGCGGCGCAAGCGATAGAAGAAGGAAAGTTTAAAGATGAGATTGTTCCTGTTCAGGTCTCTGACAGGAAGAGTGCGGTTACCATTGATACGGATGAATATCCACGTCCGGAAACCACAATGGAAAAACTTGCAAGTTTAAAACCGGCCTTCAGGGAAAACGGAACCGTCACTGCAGGGAATGCATGTGGCCGTAATGACGGGGCTGCTGCATTGGTATTAATGAAAGCGAGTGAAGCGAAACGGTTACAAATACAACCACTCGCAAAGATTGTCGATTGGGCGACCGCGGGAGTTTCGCCTGAAATCATGGGAATTGGTCCAGTACCAGCCGTCGGAAAACTTATGGAGCGCACCGGGAAAAAGGTAGAGGAAATCGGGCTTTTCGAATTAAATGAAGCGTTCGCTTCACAGGCATTGGCAGTAATCAGGGATTTATCGCTAGATGAAAACAAAGTTAATGTAAATGGCGGAGCGATAGCTCTTGGACACCCAGTCGGATCGACGGGCGCCCGGATCGTGACAACGCTAATATATGAACTGATTCGCAGGAAAGAAAGATATGGTGTTGCTACACTTTGTGTTGGCGGCGGACAGGGAATGGCTATTATGATTGAAACGGTATAGGCCAACGATTAAGGAGTGGAAACCCCATACGTTTCTGCTCCTTTCCGTATATAAGTTGAATCGCGCCAAAGTGAGGGGGAGGAAGATTGCCTGTCGAAGTGGAAGATATTCGGAATCAATTCGAAAGTAGTGCATTCTTTGCACATATAGGTTTTGAAATCATTCGGTTTGAAGAGGGGAATGTTACGATAAAGTTGAACATAGAAGAACATTTGCTTAATGTTAATGGAACACTGCACGGGGGCATTCATGCCACCATGCTGGATACCATTCTAGGAATGGTGACTCGTTCCGTTACCAAATCCAAAGTCGTTACGACAAGCTTAACTGTACATTATTTAGCCAGCATATCGAGCGGAGAACTATTTGCGGAAGCAAAAGTCCTTCAAAAAGGATACAAAATTGCCTTTACTGAAGGAGAAATAAAAGATACTGAGGGCAACACAATTGCTAAGGGCACAGGGATTTTTAAAATCATTCGTGATAAATGAGGCAAGGATGATCAAGTTGGCTGACAAATGACTATGCTCCATTTTAATTGTAAAGAATGAGGTGTGAAAAAAATTGACTAGAAATTGGCATGGATTTTATCCGAAAGAAACTCCTGCTGAAATTGACATTCCTGTATTGTCATTATATGGACTACTTGAACGTTCAGCCCGACTTTATCCAACTTGCAAAGCCATAATAGATGGGGATCGGGAAATGACATTTATGGAATTAAAGGATGCCTCAGATCGTTTTGCTGTTAATTTATACAACCGTGGATTTCAAAAAGATGATCGTATAGCAATCATGC
This sequence is a window from Brevibacillus sp. JNUCC-41. Protein-coding genes within it:
- a CDS encoding thiolase family protein, with translation MNRDAVIVSAVRTAIGKQGGALASVPAHAFGAEVMKEAIKRANVEPRMIDDVIMGNVLSGGGNIARLTALETGLSLHLPGLTVDRQCGSGINAVNLAAQAIRAGEGDVYIAGGVESMSRAPYLMDRPEKAYSAKPPQFRKSRLSPKVIGDPPMGITAENLAEKYEVSREEQDEFALQSQKRMAKAVEEGRFNEQIAPIHIPVRKGDDIEFKLDEHPRPQITKEGLAQLSPAFLEGGSVTAGNSSGLNDAASALVIMSREKAVELGIKPLATIRAQAVAGVDPNYMGIGPVPAIRKVMKKSGLSLNEMDIIEINEAFAAQVIACNRELDMNPARVNVNGGAIAHGHPLGATGAILITKAVYELKRSAGRFALITACIGGGQGIATIIEREA
- a CDS encoding acyl-CoA dehydrogenase family protein, which encodes MTITLTKEMQQMKEMIRNFVEREVEPYAIQIEEEDAIPEHLVEKAKDLGLFGISIPEQYGGIGLNAVGKATVLEQLGRTHNGFVSLISAHTGIGSTGLVKLASEHLKNKYLPEMAAGTKIGAFALSEPGAGSDATNLATTAEKKGDYWVMNGTKHFITNGPIADVYTVFALTDKDKGAKGGITAFLVERDFPGLIVGKKDKKMGLRGSYTSQVIFEDCIIPEENVIGEVGMGYISALKILGEGRVGLAARSVGSSGKLIELSAKYAKERIQFGKPIADNQAIQWMLADMATETEAARALTMMAAQKIDEGKKVIKEASMAKLFASDVFNRVADKAVQIHGGMGYMAEYPVERFYRDARITKIYEGTNEIQRLIIARNVLEEC
- a CDS encoding thiolase family protein, whose translation is MGEDIVIVSAVRTPIGRYGGAFKEISSGHLASIAIKEAIKRANIVAEQVDEVIFGEVRQTTESSNVARVAALRSGIPDSAPAFSVNRLCASGMQAITSAAQQISSGQANIVVAGGTESMSRAPLYLRSARFGGDRTKLVDSNTEAGQQPQEIYGKNLGMGITAENVAERYSISREEQDAFSVESQRRAAQAIEEGKFKDEIVPVQVSDRKSAVTIDTDEYPRPETTMEKLASLKPAFRENGTVTAGNACGRNDGAAALVLMKASEAKRLQIQPLAKIVDWATAGVSPEIMGIGPVPAVGKLMERTGKKVEEIGLFELNEAFASQALAVIRDLSLDENKVNVNGGAIALGHPVGSTGARIVTTLIYELIRRKERYGVATLCVGGGQGMAIMIETV
- a CDS encoding PaaI family thioesterase translates to MPVEVEDIRNQFESSAFFAHIGFEIIRFEEGNVTIKLNIEEHLLNVNGTLHGGIHATMLDTILGMVTRSVTKSKVVTTSLTVHYLASISSGELFAEAKVLQKGYKIAFTEGEIKDTEGNTIAKGTGIFKIIRDK